Proteins from a single region of Demequina sp. NBRC 110054:
- the steA gene encoding putative cytokinetic ring protein SteA, whose translation MKPTPRRDTAPTEGEVSGPLRLETNARALLRRLRAGDVAVLDLMDLDSRTAEELIEARPAAVINTQRTLSGRYPAGGAAVLVGAGLRVVDEAGSAVMALADGTHVTVGADGVVSADGDELARGTVLSPESVGEEMLAAEEGLHVQLAAFAADAVDRVEAEAPLLLDAEGLPETGVDLSGKQVVVVAPGYRHKERLAALRPYLREHRPVIIAVSEAADSVVESAYPAAIVLGDVETVSERALKRASHISLHDPSGGDAGASRLDPLGLAHSRVVSTLGSADLAILLAHAGGAASIVTLGVPARLTELLETAAHDQTTGAAGTFLARLQASDRIIDAEALAVLYRHRYPWWVVAALLASAVLALGVAFWATPGGRPWFEDLWQTVGGWIGVA comes from the coding sequence ATGAAGCCCACCCCCCGTCGAGACACCGCACCGACCGAGGGCGAGGTCTCCGGTCCGCTGAGGCTCGAGACGAACGCGCGCGCCCTGCTGCGGCGGCTCCGCGCCGGAGATGTCGCCGTGCTCGACCTCATGGATCTGGACTCCCGCACCGCCGAGGAGCTGATCGAGGCCCGCCCCGCGGCCGTCATCAACACCCAGCGCACCCTCTCGGGCCGCTACCCGGCGGGAGGGGCCGCGGTCCTCGTCGGCGCGGGCCTGCGCGTCGTCGACGAGGCCGGCAGCGCTGTCATGGCGCTTGCCGACGGCACCCACGTGACGGTCGGCGCTGACGGCGTGGTGAGCGCCGACGGCGACGAGCTCGCGCGGGGTACCGTCCTCAGCCCTGAATCGGTCGGCGAGGAGATGCTGGCCGCCGAGGAGGGACTGCACGTGCAGCTCGCGGCTTTCGCCGCCGACGCCGTGGACAGGGTCGAGGCCGAGGCGCCGCTCCTGCTCGACGCGGAGGGGCTGCCGGAGACCGGCGTCGACCTCAGCGGCAAGCAGGTCGTCGTGGTCGCGCCCGGATATCGGCACAAGGAGCGCCTGGCCGCGCTGCGCCCGTACCTGCGCGAGCACCGGCCCGTGATCATCGCGGTGTCCGAGGCCGCGGACTCCGTGGTGGAGAGCGCGTACCCCGCCGCGATCGTGCTCGGCGATGTCGAGACCGTGTCGGAGCGGGCGCTCAAGCGTGCGTCGCACATCTCGCTGCACGACCCCTCGGGAGGCGACGCCGGCGCGAGCAGGCTCGACCCGCTGGGCCTCGCGCACTCGCGGGTCGTGTCCACCCTTGGCAGCGCGGACCTCGCGATCCTGCTCGCGCACGCGGGTGGTGCCGCGTCGATCGTGACGCTCGGCGTGCCCGCGCGGCTCACGGAGCTGCTCGAGACCGCCGCCCACGACCAGACCACAGGCGCCGCGGGGACGTTCCTCGCGAGGCTCCAGGCGAGCGACCGGATCATCGACGCGGAGGCCCTTGCCGTGCTGTACCGCCACCGGTACCCGTGGTGGGTCGTCGCCGCGCTGCTCGCGTCCGCAGTCCTCGCCCTCGGCGTCGCCTTCTGGGCCACGCCCGGAGGAAGGCCCTGGTTCGAGGACCTCTGGCAGACCGTCGGCGGCTGGATCGGGGTCGCCTGA
- a CDS encoding TlyA family RNA methyltransferase → MRLDRALAERGLARSRSHAQELIRSGAVTVDGAVSTKPALMVDEVTSIEVHGQTDYVSRAAFKLLGALDATAPLGLDISGMTALDAGASTGGFTQVLLERGIGHVHAVDVGHGQLSERIAADPRVTAREGVNVRDLTSASEGAGVDLVVADLSFISLKIVLPALVDFAREGAQMLLMVKPQFEVGRERLGSGGVVTSLSDRAEAVAAVLAEARALGLVVRHVERSMLPGPHGNVEFFVWVGGAWQASDQNATAPAWPVLDDEAQAAAIAREVTSSSDKEGE, encoded by the coding sequence GTGCGGCTCGACCGCGCGCTCGCCGAGCGGGGCCTCGCCCGCTCGCGCTCGCATGCGCAGGAGCTCATCCGCTCGGGTGCGGTGACCGTCGACGGCGCCGTCTCCACCAAGCCGGCCCTCATGGTCGACGAGGTGACGTCGATCGAGGTCCATGGGCAGACGGACTACGTCTCCCGCGCGGCCTTCAAGCTGCTCGGCGCGCTCGACGCGACGGCACCGCTCGGCCTCGACATCAGCGGCATGACCGCGCTCGACGCTGGTGCGTCGACGGGCGGTTTCACTCAGGTACTGCTCGAGCGTGGCATCGGTCATGTCCATGCCGTGGACGTCGGGCACGGACAGCTCTCCGAGCGCATCGCAGCGGACCCCAGGGTGACGGCTCGCGAGGGAGTCAACGTGCGCGACCTCACGTCCGCGTCCGAGGGCGCGGGCGTGGATCTGGTGGTCGCCGACCTGTCTTTCATCTCGCTCAAGATCGTCCTCCCGGCGCTCGTCGACTTCGCGCGCGAGGGCGCCCAGATGCTGCTCATGGTCAAGCCTCAGTTCGAGGTCGGCCGTGAGCGCCTCGGCTCAGGCGGCGTCGTGACGAGCCTCTCGGACCGCGCCGAGGCGGTGGCCGCGGTGCTTGCGGAGGCGCGCGCGCTCGGCCTTGTCGTGCGCCACGTCGAGCGCAGCATGCTCCCTGGTCCACATGGGAACGTGGAGTTCTTCGTGTGGGTCGGCGGAGCATGGCAGGCTAGTGACCAGAACGCGACCGCGCCCGCATGGCCCGTCCTCGACGACGAGGCGCAGGCGGCGGCGATCGCACGCGAGGTCACGTCCTCGTCGGACAAGGAAGGGGAGTGA
- a CDS encoding CTP synthase yields MERSRFSSNTDHVTRHIFVTGGVVSSLGKGLTASSLGRLLRSRGLRVTMQKLDPYLNVDPGTMNPFQHGEVFVTDDGAETDLDIGHYERFLDVKLSASSNVTTGQVYSQVIAKERRGEYLGDTVQVIPHITDEIKRRMREQAGPEIDVIITEIGGTVGDIESQPFLEAARQVRHDVGRDDVFFLHVSLVPYIGPSGEQKTKPTQHSVAALRSIGIQPDALVLRSDRPVPQSVKNKIALFCDVEPDAVVNAIDAPSIYDIPKVLHSEGLDAYVVRRLDLPFHDVQWGSWDDVLRRVHHPAHEIEVALVGKYIDLPDAYLSVSEALRAGGFHHNAKVKIRWVASDGCQTPEGAQKALGGVDCVLVPGGFGVRGVDGKIGALRWARENKVPTLGICLGLQTMVMEYARNVVGLEGASSSEFDPDTQHPVVATMEEQLAIVDGQGDLGGTMRLGEYKAVLVPGSVTAETYGTTTVGERHRHRYEVNNNYRKQLEDAGLVVSGESPDRSLVEFVELPADVHPYYVATQAHPEFLSRPTKAHPLFAGLIGAALAAREAPADEAAVAEA; encoded by the coding sequence GTGGAGCGATCGAGATTCTCGTCCAATACGGACCATGTCACCCGGCACATCTTCGTCACGGGAGGCGTCGTCTCCTCCCTCGGGAAGGGCCTGACGGCTTCAAGCCTCGGCCGACTTCTCCGGTCGCGCGGACTGCGCGTCACGATGCAGAAGCTGGACCCGTACCTCAATGTCGACCCCGGAACGATGAACCCGTTCCAGCACGGCGAGGTGTTCGTCACGGACGATGGAGCGGAGACGGACCTCGACATCGGGCACTACGAGCGCTTCCTCGACGTGAAGCTCTCGGCCAGCTCGAATGTGACCACCGGCCAGGTCTACTCGCAGGTGATCGCCAAGGAGCGTCGTGGTGAGTACCTGGGCGACACGGTGCAGGTCATCCCGCACATCACCGACGAGATCAAGCGTCGCATGCGCGAGCAGGCGGGCCCTGAGATCGACGTGATCATCACGGAGATCGGCGGCACCGTCGGCGACATCGAGTCCCAGCCGTTCCTCGAGGCCGCGCGCCAGGTGCGCCACGACGTCGGCCGCGACGACGTGTTCTTCCTCCATGTCTCGCTCGTGCCGTACATCGGCCCGTCGGGGGAGCAGAAGACCAAGCCCACCCAGCACTCGGTCGCCGCGCTGCGTTCGATCGGTATCCAGCCCGACGCGCTCGTGCTGCGCTCGGACCGCCCGGTCCCGCAGTCGGTCAAGAACAAGATCGCGCTGTTCTGCGACGTCGAGCCCGACGCGGTCGTGAACGCGATCGACGCGCCGAGCATCTACGACATCCCGAAGGTGCTGCACTCCGAGGGCCTCGACGCCTACGTCGTCCGGCGCCTCGACCTGCCGTTCCACGACGTCCAGTGGGGCTCGTGGGACGACGTGCTGCGCCGCGTCCACCACCCGGCGCACGAGATCGAGGTCGCTCTCGTCGGCAAGTACATCGACCTGCCCGACGCCTACCTGTCGGTCAGCGAGGCGCTGCGTGCCGGAGGCTTCCACCACAACGCCAAGGTGAAGATCCGCTGGGTCGCCTCCGACGGCTGCCAGACCCCCGAGGGCGCCCAGAAGGCGCTCGGTGGCGTCGACTGCGTGCTCGTGCCCGGCGGCTTCGGCGTGCGCGGCGTCGACGGCAAGATCGGTGCGCTGCGCTGGGCGCGCGAGAACAAGGTGCCCACGCTCGGCATCTGCCTCGGCCTGCAGACCATGGTGATGGAGTACGCGCGCAATGTCGTGGGGCTCGAGGGCGCCTCGAGCTCGGAGTTCGACCCTGACACGCAGCACCCCGTCGTCGCCACGATGGAGGAGCAGCTCGCGATCGTCGACGGCCAGGGAGACCTCGGCGGCACGATGCGCCTCGGCGAGTACAAGGCCGTCCTGGTCCCGGGATCGGTGACCGCGGAGACCTACGGCACGACGACCGTGGGCGAGCGTCACCGCCACCGCTACGAGGTCAACAACAACTACCGCAAGCAGCTCGAGGACGCTGGCCTCGTCGTGTCGGGCGAGTCGCCCGACCGCTCGCTCGTCGAGTTCGTCGAGCTACCCGCGGACGTGCACCCGTACTACGTCGCGACGCAGGCGCACCCCGAGTTCCTCTCGCGGCCCACGAAGGCGCACCCGCTGTTCGCGGGGCTGATCGGCGCCGCCCTCGCGGCGCGCGAGGCGCCCGCGGATGAGGCCGCGGTCGCCGAGGCCTGA
- a CDS encoding NUDIX hydrolase, giving the protein MTDDASLADVPGPRPVLATHERFEGKVWEVASDEVDLGGSGVVTRDYLRHTGAVVIVAMDQHDRVYLVRQYRHPVGTECWEPPAGLLDEPGESPVDAARRELAEETDLTAETWHTLVDYFPSGGGTSEAVRVFLARGIGSVPEDERHEREAEEADMIGAWVPLDDAVAAILDGRIHASSAVAGLLAADRARRDGYASLRAADAPWLRPEATRLIR; this is encoded by the coding sequence GTGACGGACGACGCGTCGCTCGCCGACGTTCCCGGGCCGCGCCCCGTGCTCGCCACGCATGAGCGCTTCGAGGGCAAGGTCTGGGAGGTCGCGAGCGACGAGGTCGATCTGGGCGGATCTGGCGTCGTCACGCGCGACTATCTGCGTCACACCGGGGCGGTCGTCATCGTCGCGATGGACCAGCACGACAGGGTCTACCTGGTGCGTCAGTACCGTCACCCGGTAGGGACCGAGTGCTGGGAGCCCCCGGCCGGGCTCCTCGACGAGCCCGGCGAGTCTCCCGTCGACGCCGCGCGTCGCGAGCTCGCGGAGGAGACCGACCTCACCGCCGAGACGTGGCACACGCTCGTGGACTACTTCCCCTCGGGAGGCGGCACGTCGGAGGCGGTGCGAGTCTTCCTCGCCCGCGGCATCGGCAGCGTCCCCGAGGACGAGCGCCACGAGCGCGAGGCCGAGGAGGCCGACATGATCGGCGCCTGGGTCCCCCTGGACGATGCGGTCGCCGCGATCCTCGACGGCCGGATCCACGCATCGTCCGCGGTCGCGGGCCTGCTCGCGGCGGACCGCGCGCGCAGGGACGGCTACGCGTCGCTGCGCGCGGCCGACGCTCCCTGGTTGCGTCCCGAGGCGACGCGCCTCATCCGCTGA
- a CDS encoding HAD-IIA family hydrolase, which produces MTETSTLLGTELPLQEQHDVALVDLDGVAYRGPEAIPTAPPALATAREAGMRVVFVTNNANRSPETVAEHLTELGMPTTRDEVMTAAQAGAALLATLVPADARVLVVGGDGLVEAVRELGFAMVDSADDKPDAVIQGFNPDLRWRDLAEVAYAVQGGAVHVATNLDLTIPNERGIAPGNGSLVRAVAQATGAIPPAAGKPEKAMFHLAAAKADAKNPMMIGDRLDTDLMGARSAGYAGLLVLTGVDRAREAILAAPEMRPVYISDDMSGLAEPHPSTALVDGWWTVRDARARVVDGALETEGGTRIDRVRAACAAAWSFVDEGGELNIEALPAHGVA; this is translated from the coding sequence GTGACGGAGACGTCGACGCTGCTGGGAACGGAACTTCCGCTGCAGGAGCAGCACGACGTCGCACTGGTCGACCTCGACGGCGTCGCGTATCGCGGCCCTGAGGCGATCCCGACCGCTCCTCCGGCACTTGCGACGGCCCGCGAGGCGGGCATGCGCGTCGTCTTCGTGACGAACAACGCCAACCGCTCTCCCGAGACCGTGGCCGAGCACCTCACCGAGCTCGGCATGCCGACCACCCGTGATGAGGTCATGACGGCCGCACAGGCGGGCGCCGCGCTGCTCGCGACGCTCGTCCCCGCCGACGCGAGGGTGCTCGTGGTCGGCGGCGACGGACTCGTCGAGGCGGTCCGCGAGCTCGGCTTCGCGATGGTCGACAGCGCCGACGACAAGCCCGACGCCGTGATCCAGGGATTCAACCCCGACCTGCGCTGGCGCGACCTCGCGGAGGTCGCCTACGCGGTCCAGGGCGGCGCGGTCCACGTCGCCACCAACCTCGACCTGACGATCCCGAACGAGCGGGGCATCGCCCCTGGCAACGGCTCGCTGGTCCGCGCCGTGGCGCAGGCGACGGGCGCGATCCCTCCCGCCGCGGGCAAGCCCGAGAAGGCGATGTTCCACCTCGCGGCGGCGAAGGCAGACGCGAAGAACCCGATGATGATCGGCGACCGCCTCGACACCGACCTCATGGGTGCGCGTTCCGCTGGCTATGCGGGACTGCTCGTCCTCACGGGTGTTGACCGCGCCCGCGAGGCCATCCTCGCTGCGCCCGAGATGCGTCCGGTGTACATCTCCGATGACATGTCGGGGCTTGCCGAGCCGCATCCCTCGACCGCCCTCGTGGACGGCTGGTGGACGGTGCGGGACGCGAGGGCCCGCGTGGTCGACGGAGCGCTCGAGACCGAGGGCGGCACTCGCATCGACCGGGTCCGCGCGGCGTGCGCCGCGGCATGGAGCTTCGTGGACGAGGGTGGCGAACTCAACATTGAGGCGCTTCCCGCCCACGGGGTAGCCTGA
- the recN gene encoding DNA repair protein RecN codes for MLHELSIENLGVIDSARLELGPGLTVVSGETGAGKTMVLTGLGLILGSKAVPATVRAGADSALAEAVIDVEPGSDQADRLEDAGAVLDEDGTVVVSRSVGATTRSRTVIGGRTVPQALLADLAGAWVTVHGQSEQQRLRSAARQRALLDEYAGTKHAEVLGEFTAAWDAWREARDELERMESGADRARMEAARMRDDLAAIDEVDPQPGEDEQLAAEAAVLQNSEAVRAGVAGAHEAIDGESELTLVIAVDAARRALAEAARHDPALDELEKRLAEISYTASDVSMELSSYLDRMDADPARLDEVLTRRSALAGLMRRIGADMDGLLEYRLRAAETVAEDDEWDERLESRREAAARAEARVRDVAARVTEGRVAAAARLATAVNAELEQLAMPDSQFAVDVEPDELRHSGADAVTMTLAAHPGAPARPVGEAASGGELSRVMLAIEVALARGAHRPGHTFVFDEVDAGVGGKAAQSVGRRLAELARTHQVLVVTHLAQVAAFADTHVVVAKSTDGSITRSQVAAVTGDVRVQEIARLLSGHEDSDTARAHALELLEASTVAP; via the coding sequence ATGCTTCACGAGCTCTCGATCGAGAACCTCGGCGTCATCGACTCGGCCCGCCTCGAGCTGGGGCCGGGCCTCACCGTCGTCAGCGGCGAGACCGGTGCCGGCAAGACGATGGTGCTCACCGGGCTCGGGCTGATCCTCGGCTCGAAGGCCGTGCCGGCGACGGTGCGCGCGGGCGCGGACTCCGCGCTCGCCGAGGCCGTGATCGACGTCGAGCCCGGTTCCGACCAGGCGGACCGTCTCGAGGACGCGGGCGCCGTGCTCGACGAGGACGGCACGGTGGTCGTGAGCCGGTCCGTCGGCGCGACCACCAGGTCCCGTACCGTGATCGGGGGACGCACGGTCCCGCAGGCCCTGCTCGCGGACCTCGCGGGCGCGTGGGTCACGGTGCATGGCCAGTCGGAGCAGCAGCGCCTGCGCAGCGCGGCACGCCAGCGTGCGCTGCTCGACGAGTACGCGGGCACGAAGCACGCCGAGGTGCTCGGCGAGTTCACGGCGGCGTGGGACGCGTGGCGCGAGGCGCGCGATGAGCTCGAGCGCATGGAGTCGGGAGCCGACAGGGCCCGCATGGAGGCCGCGCGCATGCGCGATGACCTCGCCGCGATCGACGAGGTCGATCCCCAGCCAGGTGAGGACGAGCAGCTCGCCGCCGAGGCCGCGGTGCTGCAGAACTCCGAGGCCGTGCGTGCGGGCGTGGCCGGCGCGCACGAGGCGATCGACGGGGAGTCCGAGCTGACCCTTGTCATCGCGGTCGACGCCGCGCGCAGGGCGCTCGCCGAGGCGGCGCGCCACGATCCCGCGCTCGATGAGCTCGAGAAGCGGCTCGCCGAGATCTCGTACACCGCGTCGGACGTCTCGATGGAGCTGTCCTCGTATCTGGATCGGATGGACGCCGACCCCGCTCGCCTCGACGAGGTCCTCACCCGGCGGTCCGCGCTCGCCGGCCTGATGCGCCGCATCGGTGCCGACATGGACGGACTTCTCGAGTATCGGCTGCGCGCCGCTGAGACGGTCGCGGAGGACGATGAGTGGGACGAGCGGCTCGAGAGCCGCCGCGAGGCGGCCGCGCGGGCGGAGGCCCGCGTGCGAGATGTCGCCGCGCGCGTGACGGAGGGGCGCGTCGCGGCTGCCGCGCGTCTCGCGACCGCGGTCAACGCGGAGCTCGAGCAGCTCGCCATGCCCGACTCGCAGTTCGCCGTCGACGTCGAGCCCGACGAGCTGCGCCACTCCGGCGCGGACGCCGTCACCATGACCCTTGCGGCGCATCCCGGCGCGCCCGCGCGCCCGGTGGGGGAGGCGGCCTCGGGAGGAGAGCTCTCCCGCGTGATGCTCGCGATCGAGGTCGCGCTCGCCCGCGGCGCGCATCGCCCCGGCCACACCTTCGTGTTCGACGAGGTCGACGCCGGCGTCGGAGGCAAGGCCGCGCAGTCGGTCGGCAGGCGCCTCGCGGAGCTCGCGCGCACCCACCAGGTGCTGGTCGTCACGCATCTCGCGCAGGTCGCCGCGTTCGCCGACACGCACGTCGTCGTCGCGAAGTCGACCGACGGATCGATCACGCGCTCCCAGGTCGCGGCGGTGACCGGCGACGTGCGCGTGCAGGAGATCGCGCGGCTGCTGTCGGGACACGAGGACTCGGACACCGCACGCGCCCACGCGCTTGAGCTGCTGGAGGCCTCCACCGTGGCACCATGA
- a CDS encoding copper transporter, which produces MTSFRYHVVSLAAVFLALAIGIVLGSGPMRTALVQSLSDDVDTLEQQVDDAASEVETAQAEAEVGNAYAAELEAFLLADTLEGVDVALVSVSDPSDSRVESAREALVKAGATISADVTVEDAWTDSTQSTFRTALAEQLAGQVVDVDPSTTSSDRLLAHALAQSLVPTGDDSDGSSVLLDLLKQADLVTGTITGSSTAIVVVSGDGGDDEDARAAASDTLAGVVGVLDGYVDGTVATQGGSATGDLASALRNVPDTAQISTVTQVGTIYGRTAAALALVEQIAGGSGHYGAGSDGTLLPSFIQESAS; this is translated from the coding sequence ATGACGTCCTTCCGCTACCACGTGGTGTCCCTCGCCGCGGTCTTCCTCGCTCTCGCCATCGGGATCGTGCTGGGTTCCGGGCCGATGCGCACAGCGCTCGTGCAGTCCCTGAGCGACGACGTCGACACGCTCGAGCAGCAGGTCGACGACGCGGCTTCCGAGGTCGAGACCGCGCAGGCGGAGGCCGAGGTCGGCAACGCCTACGCCGCCGAGCTCGAGGCGTTCCTCCTCGCCGACACCCTCGAGGGCGTCGATGTCGCCCTCGTGTCCGTGTCCGACCCGTCAGACTCTCGCGTCGAGTCGGCGCGCGAGGCCCTCGTGAAGGCCGGCGCGACGATCAGCGCCGACGTGACCGTTGAGGACGCCTGGACGGACTCGACCCAGAGCACGTTCAGGACGGCGCTCGCGGAGCAGCTCGCGGGACAGGTCGTGGACGTCGATCCCTCGACGACGTCCTCGGATCGGCTGCTCGCGCACGCGCTCGCGCAGTCGCTCGTGCCCACGGGCGACGACTCGGACGGCTCAAGCGTCCTGCTCGATCTCCTCAAGCAGGCCGACCTCGTGACGGGCACGATCACCGGCTCGTCGACCGCGATCGTGGTCGTCTCCGGCGACGGCGGCGATGACGAGGATGCTCGCGCGGCGGCCTCGGACACGCTTGCGGGAGTGGTCGGCGTCCTCGACGGATATGTCGATGGCACCGTGGCCACGCAGGGGGGGTCGGCCACGGGTGATCTTGCCTCGGCGCTTCGCAACGTGCCTGATACCGCCCAGATCAGCACCGTGACCCAGGTCGGCACCATCTACGGCCGCACCGCCGCCGCGCTCGCCCTCGTGGAGCAGATCGCGGGGGGCTCTGGCCACTACGGCGCGGGCTCTGACGGCACGCTGCTGCCGTCCTTCATCCAGGAGTCCGCCTCATGA
- a CDS encoding NAD kinase — MGRRILIVANPHREDTLAAVEVARHALESSGVETCAVFDMEQDVPIEAALVLGGDGTMLHAAHLTRDAGIPLLGVNLGHVGFLAELERDDVAHAAQRLADGAYTIEERGTVDVSVVSPDGSIESGWALNEATIERANPRTMLEVSLAVDGRPLSSFGCDGIVVATATGSTAHAFSGGGPVLWPSVEGLLLVPLAAHALFARPLVVGPDSTYTITVVPHSETAGHVVLDGSRTMDLEPGGRVEVAYSAGRVKLARLTDAPFTDRLVRKFHLPTTGWREDGRVRAPGVAGESH, encoded by the coding sequence ATGGGGCGCCGGATCCTCATCGTCGCGAACCCACACCGCGAGGACACGCTCGCCGCGGTCGAGGTCGCACGCCACGCGCTCGAGAGCTCGGGCGTCGAGACGTGCGCCGTCTTCGACATGGAGCAGGACGTGCCGATCGAGGCCGCGCTCGTGCTCGGCGGTGACGGGACGATGCTGCACGCGGCCCATCTCACGCGGGACGCGGGCATCCCCCTCCTCGGCGTCAACCTCGGGCACGTCGGCTTCCTCGCAGAGCTCGAGCGTGACGACGTGGCACACGCCGCGCAGAGGCTCGCCGACGGCGCGTACACGATCGAGGAGCGCGGCACGGTCGACGTGAGCGTCGTCTCTCCCGACGGAAGTATCGAGAGCGGCTGGGCGCTCAACGAGGCCACGATCGAGCGTGCGAACCCCCGGACGATGCTCGAGGTCTCGCTGGCCGTCGACGGTCGCCCGCTCTCGAGCTTCGGGTGCGACGGCATCGTCGTGGCGACAGCCACCGGCTCGACCGCGCATGCATTCTCCGGAGGCGGTCCCGTCCTGTGGCCGAGCGTCGAGGGCCTGCTGCTCGTGCCTCTCGCCGCGCACGCGCTGTTCGCGCGTCCGCTCGTCGTCGGTCCCGACTCGACCTACACGATCACCGTCGTGCCCCATTCGGAGACCGCTGGCCACGTCGTTCTCGACGGCTCCCGCACCATGGACCTCGAGCCCGGCGGTCGCGTCGAGGTGGCCTACTCGGCCGGACGCGTGAAGCTCGCGCGCCTTACGGACGCACCCTTCACCGACCGGCTTGTGCGCAAGTTCCACCTGCCCACCACGGGATGGCGCGAGGACGGACGTGTGCGGGCCCCCGGCGTCGCGGGGGAGAGTCACTAG
- a CDS encoding YbhB/YbcL family Raf kinase inhibitor-like protein, translated as MAAARRKRTILGGLAIGALATTMLAGCGGDDTVTDQESAPVNPTTAPTGSPVDVDPSETTASSLSLTSPDFDDGAALPDSASTTAFGGQCDGPNTSPALSWSGASQDVASYALAIVDVDASDFVHAIVIDVPADASGVDAGAWDELGIDGATDAGTTGYFGPCPPSGTHSYVFTVYALDSMLGLSEGFAYNEAVDAMVGHVLGEASLTGTFSG; from the coding sequence ATGGCTGCGGCGCGGCGGAAGCGGACCATCCTCGGAGGGCTCGCGATCGGCGCGCTCGCGACGACGATGCTCGCAGGCTGCGGGGGCGACGACACAGTCACCGACCAGGAGTCGGCACCCGTCAACCCGACCACCGCCCCGACAGGCTCCCCCGTCGACGTCGACCCGTCCGAGACCACCGCATCGTCCCTGTCCCTGACGTCCCCCGACTTCGACGACGGGGCCGCCCTGCCCGACTCCGCCTCAACGACGGCATTCGGCGGACAGTGCGACGGCCCGAACACGAGCCCCGCGCTCTCCTGGTCGGGCGCGAGCCAGGACGTCGCGTCATACGCGCTCGCGATCGTCGACGTGGACGCCTCCGACTTCGTGCACGCCATCGTGATCGACGTGCCGGCCGACGCCTCGGGCGTCGACGCCGGCGCCTGGGACGAGCTCGGCATCGACGGCGCGACCGACGCGGGCACCACCGGCTACTTCGGGCCGTGCCCGCCGTCGGGCACGCACTCCTATGTGTTCACGGTGTACGCGCTCGACTCCATGCTCGGACTGTCCGAGGGCTTCGCGTACAACGAGGCCGTCGACGCGATGGTCGGTCACGTGCTCGGCGAGGCCTCGCTGACGGGAACGTTCAGCGGATGA